The Microlunatus antarcticus genome window below encodes:
- a CDS encoding gamma-glutamyltransferase family protein, which translates to MPSTPVTSAFSSAPFSSAPPAPLTRPDLRGTFGMVASTHWLASATGQSVLERGGNAFDAAVAAAFVLHLVEPHLNGPGGDLSALISVAGDTAGPQVLVGQGPAPAGASVEHYRAEGLDLVPGAGGLAAAVPGAVDAWLLLLRDHGTFELADVWSYVLSYAEQGYPLVERVAATVASVRELFERHWPTSADFWLVDGQPRPTGTLMTNPAYAAVLRGLLDAGFAASGREGRIEAARTAWATGVVPRAASALLARPHRHSDGADHAGVITPADFAAHRATWEPAATAEFRGWTVAKNGPWGSGPVLLQALRILEGYPDDELDPQTVVGAHHLIEALKLALADRDAWYGDPDPAGDELAVPLDVLLSDAYAVERRALIGERASERPTPGAVPDRTPYQAPLREESPDPDAEGVGEPTVAKSGETRGDTCHVDVVDRWGNLVSATPSGGWLQSSPHVPELGFCLGTRLQMTWLDEDSPSALRPGRRPRTTLSPTLLLRDGVGVSALGTPGGDQQDQWQLAYLLRTLVGGWTPQQAIDAPTLHTTAMAGSFWPRLWVPRGVVAEDRLGTEVIEGLAARGHVVTTVPGWTLGRLSSVTRDPATGELGAAANPRGEQGYAVGR; encoded by the coding sequence ATGCCCTCCACGCCCGTCACCTCCGCCTTCTCTTCGGCACCCTTCTCGTCTGCTCCGCCCGCTCCGCTCACGCGCCCCGACCTGCGCGGCACCTTCGGGATGGTGGCCAGCACGCACTGGCTCGCCAGCGCGACCGGCCAGTCCGTCCTCGAACGCGGCGGGAACGCCTTCGACGCCGCCGTCGCGGCGGCCTTCGTGCTGCACCTGGTCGAGCCGCACCTCAACGGCCCGGGCGGCGACCTCAGCGCGCTGATCAGCGTGGCCGGCGACACCGCCGGGCCGCAGGTGCTCGTCGGGCAGGGCCCGGCCCCGGCCGGGGCGAGCGTCGAGCACTACCGCGCCGAGGGCCTCGACCTCGTCCCCGGGGCGGGGGGCCTCGCGGCCGCGGTGCCCGGCGCGGTGGACGCCTGGCTGCTGCTGCTGCGCGACCACGGGACGTTCGAGCTGGCCGACGTCTGGTCGTACGTGCTGTCCTACGCCGAGCAGGGGTACCCCCTCGTCGAGCGGGTCGCGGCGACCGTGGCCTCGGTGCGCGAGCTGTTCGAGCGGCACTGGCCGACCTCGGCGGACTTCTGGCTCGTGGACGGCCAGCCCCGCCCGACGGGCACCCTCATGACCAACCCCGCCTACGCGGCGGTCCTGCGCGGCCTGCTCGACGCCGGCTTCGCCGCGAGCGGCCGCGAGGGGCGGATCGAGGCGGCCCGGACCGCGTGGGCGACCGGCGTCGTCCCGCGCGCGGCCAGCGCGCTGCTCGCCCGCCCGCACCGGCACTCCGACGGCGCCGACCACGCCGGCGTGATCACCCCGGCCGACTTCGCGGCGCACCGCGCGACCTGGGAGCCGGCGGCGACGGCCGAGTTCCGCGGGTGGACGGTGGCCAAGAACGGGCCCTGGGGCTCCGGGCCCGTCCTGCTCCAGGCGCTGCGCATCCTCGAGGGCTACCCCGACGACGAGCTCGACCCGCAGACCGTCGTCGGCGCCCACCACCTGATCGAGGCGCTCAAGCTCGCGCTGGCCGACCGCGACGCCTGGTACGGCGACCCCGACCCGGCCGGCGACGAGCTGGCCGTGCCGCTCGACGTCCTGCTTTCCGACGCGTACGCCGTCGAGCGTCGCGCGCTGATCGGTGAGCGGGCGTCCGAGCGCCCGACGCCGGGCGCCGTGCCAGACCGGACCCCGTACCAGGCCCCGCTGCGCGAGGAGTCGCCCGACCCGGACGCCGAGGGCGTGGGGGAGCCGACGGTCGCGAAGAGCGGCGAGACCCGCGGTGACACCTGCCACGTCGACGTCGTCGACCGCTGGGGCAACCTCGTCTCGGCCACGCCGAGCGGCGGCTGGCTGCAGTCGTCGCCGCACGTCCCCGAGCTCGGCTTCTGCCTCGGCACCCGTCTGCAGATGACATGGCTCGACGAGGACTCGCCCTCGGCGCTGCGCCCCGGCCGCCGGCCGCGCACCACGCTGAGCCCGACCCTGCTGCTGCGCGACGGTGTCGGCGTCTCCGCGCTGGGCACGCCGGGCGGCGACCAGCAGGACCAGTGGCAGCTGGCCTACCTGCTGCGCACCCTGGTCGGGGGCTGGACGCCGCAGCAGGCGATCGACGCGCCGACCCTGCACACCACGGCCATGGCGGGCTCGTTCTGGCCGCGGCTGTGGGTCCCGCGCGGCGTCGTCGCGGAGGACCGGCTCGGGACCGAGGTGATCGAGGGCCTGGCCGCGCGCGGCCACGTCGTCACGACGGTGCCCGGCTGGACCCTGGGCCGGCTGTCGTCGGTGACCCGGGACCCGGCGACCGGCGAGCTCGGCGCAGCGGCGAACCCGCGCGGCGAGCAGGGTTACGCGGTGGGGCGCTGA
- a CDS encoding dipeptide ABC transporter ATP-binding protein produces the protein MSAERASGGPVPEVPVLEVRDLEVGYRTEGELRTVLHGVSFMIGAGERLAVVGESGSGKSTTAAAVLGLLPGSGRVTGGSVWFKGEDITRATGQRLLRLRGREVGLVPQDPMSNLNPVLRVGRQISETLVAHGLATGAEARDRAVELMGEAGIPDAARRARQYPHEFSGGMRQRVLIAIGLACSPELLVADEPTSALDVTVQRQILDHLETLRAAHGTSLMLITHDLGLAADRADTVVVMSQGHVVEAGPTAQILRDPQHEYTRRLVAAAPSVTSARARASVRATDRPAGPASESGSPAEDVLLEAVGLTKRYRLRGQRGQEVTALDDVSFSVGRGRTTAVVGESGSGKTTAAQIVLGLERPTAGEVRIDGEVVETARGARRRAIRRAMQPVFQDPYASLDPTYSIEHVVDEPLRVARVGDRASRRRRVGELLDQVALPGSLAQRRPNELSGGQRQRVAIARALALEPRLVVCDEAVSALDVLVQEQTLTLLADLQDRLGLTYLFITHDLAVVRQLADEVLVMQQGRVVERGSVDAVFAAPQTDYTRSLLDAIPGAEFFAASKG, from the coding sequence ATGAGCGCCGAGCGCGCGTCCGGGGGTCCCGTGCCCGAGGTTCCCGTGCTCGAGGTGCGCGACCTCGAGGTCGGCTACCGCACCGAGGGCGAGCTGCGCACCGTCCTGCACGGCGTCTCGTTCATGATCGGCGCCGGCGAACGTCTCGCCGTGGTGGGGGAGTCCGGCTCGGGGAAGTCCACGACCGCCGCCGCGGTCCTCGGGCTGCTGCCCGGCTCGGGCCGGGTGACGGGCGGGTCGGTTTGGTTCAAGGGCGAGGACATCACGCGCGCCACCGGCCAGCGCCTGCTGCGGCTGCGCGGCCGCGAGGTCGGGCTCGTGCCGCAGGACCCGATGTCCAACCTCAACCCCGTGCTGCGGGTGGGGCGTCAGATCAGCGAGACCCTTGTCGCGCACGGGCTCGCGACCGGCGCGGAGGCCCGGGACCGGGCCGTCGAGCTCATGGGCGAGGCCGGCATCCCCGACGCCGCCCGCCGGGCGCGGCAGTATCCGCACGAGTTCTCCGGCGGCATGCGGCAGCGCGTGCTGATCGCGATCGGCCTGGCCTGCTCCCCGGAGCTGCTCGTGGCCGACGAGCCGACCTCGGCGCTGGACGTGACGGTGCAGCGCCAGATCCTCGACCACCTGGAGACGCTCCGCGCCGCCCACGGCACGTCGCTGATGCTCATCACCCACGACCTGGGGCTGGCGGCCGACCGGGCCGACACCGTCGTGGTCATGTCGCAGGGCCACGTCGTCGAGGCGGGTCCCACGGCGCAGATCCTGCGCGACCCCCAGCACGAGTACACCCGCCGCCTCGTCGCGGCCGCCCCGTCGGTGACGTCCGCACGGGCCCGGGCCTCCGTCCGCGCCACGGACCGGCCCGCCGGTCCCGCGTCCGAGTCCGGGTCGCCGGCCGAGGACGTGCTGCTGGAGGCGGTGGGCCTGACCAAGCGCTACCGGCTCCGCGGCCAGCGCGGTCAGGAGGTCACCGCGCTCGACGACGTCTCGTTCTCCGTGGGCCGGGGCCGGACGACCGCCGTCGTCGGGGAGTCGGGCTCGGGCAAGACGACCGCGGCGCAGATCGTGCTCGGCCTCGAACGGCCGACCGCCGGCGAGGTCCGCATCGACGGCGAGGTGGTCGAGACCGCGCGCGGTGCCCGCCGCCGCGCGATCCGGCGGGCCATGCAGCCCGTGTTCCAGGACCCGTACGCCTCGCTCGACCCCACGTACTCGATCGAGCACGTCGTCGACGAGCCGCTGCGGGTGGCCCGGGTCGGGGACCGTGCGTCCCGCCGGCGCCGGGTCGGGGAGCTGCTGGACCAGGTGGCGCTGCCCGGGTCCCTGGCGCAGCGCCGGCCGAACGAGCTCTCGGGCGGCCAGCGGCAGCGCGTCGCGATCGCCCGGGCGCTGGCCCTCGAGCCGCGGCTGGTGGTGTGCGACGAGGCGGTGTCCGCCCTCGACGTGCTGGTTCAGGAGCAGACCCTCACCCTGCTGGCGGACCTGCAGGACCGGCTCGGCCTGACGTACCTCTTCATCACCCACGACCTCGCCGTCGTGCGCCAGCTCGCCGACGAGGTGCTGGTCATGCAGCAGGGCCGGGTCGTCGAGCGGGGCAGCGTCGACGCCGTGTTCGCCGCCCCGCAGACCGACTACACGCGCAGCCTGCTCGACGCGATCCCCGGGGCCGAGTTCTTCGCGGCGTCCAAGGGCTGA
- a CDS encoding PspC domain-containing protein, translated as MNQPPYGPRLLRRSRTDRYIGGVCGGVASYLNMDATLVRILTVVLTLFTGVPVVLYLVALFLMPEENLAPTAPMGQVGDPVWGAGGPPWSQAPGAQAPTQAPAPAPWEEPVAAPRPTDPPRREDGTF; from the coding sequence ATGAACCAGCCGCCCTACGGCCCCAGGCTGCTCCGCCGCAGCCGCACCGACCGCTACATCGGCGGTGTCTGCGGCGGGGTCGCCTCGTACCTCAACATGGACGCGACCCTCGTCCGGATCCTCACGGTCGTCCTCACGCTCTTCACCGGCGTGCCGGTCGTCCTCTACCTCGTCGCGCTGTTCCTGATGCCCGAGGAGAACCTCGCCCCCACCGCACCGATGGGCCAGGTCGGCGACCCCGTGTGGGGCGCCGGCGGCCCGCCGTGGTCCCAGGCCCCGGGCGCCCAGGCTCCGACGCAGGCCCCGGCCCCCGCGCCGTGGGAGGAGCCGGTCGCGGCACCGCGCCCGACCGACCCGCCGCGGCGCGAGGACGGCACGTTCTGA
- a CDS encoding PspC domain-containing protein, with the protein MPTFSTVQRSAGDTKLAGVCGGVAERWGLDPVLVRVGFVLLALTGGVGVVLYLAAWLLLPVAGTQRAAVDDLLGGAAARWPRELWIALVVVACIISFGIFGAVSPFGVAPALALAALWWFGYHRPRARRARDAGRGQPGAYGPGSPAALAPAAPSVPWSGPVTPFTQAAAAWQTRVREVQSGVWSPGPAAPEPLPTLRLAQDTALRHAQDTALGQAPETGWTPVPTAPQAYAGADPVRPPDADELARAAFLAEADPVGLYTEPEPVPLPAVRRGTSLAARRLRLGTVLALGLAWLGLGVADQLGATVDLAVYAGVGLAVVALGLLAATRWGRARGLLPAGVLLALATVVVSGLPGPTAGPATPATGLFDHPVAYTSAAAFPVAGDRLDVGDLQVDLTGLALTSDAAYHAQVDTGRIVVQTPPGTGVVLHYAVDTGDVQAYDAHVASGSELVGDKVLVPTAAGQHTLTLDLMLDTGVVEVRS; encoded by the coding sequence ATGCCCACGTTCAGCACGGTCCAGCGCTCCGCCGGTGACACCAAGCTGGCCGGCGTCTGCGGCGGCGTCGCCGAGCGATGGGGTCTCGACCCCGTCCTCGTCCGCGTCGGGTTCGTGCTGCTGGCGCTCACCGGCGGCGTCGGCGTCGTGCTCTACCTGGCCGCCTGGCTGCTGCTGCCGGTCGCCGGCACGCAGCGCGCCGCGGTCGACGACCTGCTCGGCGGTGCGGCCGCCCGCTGGCCCCGCGAGCTGTGGATCGCCCTCGTCGTGGTCGCCTGCATCATCTCCTTCGGCATCTTCGGCGCGGTCAGCCCGTTCGGGGTCGCCCCCGCGCTCGCCCTCGCGGCGCTCTGGTGGTTCGGCTACCACCGGCCCCGGGCGCGCCGGGCCCGCGACGCCGGCCGTGGTCAGCCCGGTGCCTACGGTCCGGGGTCCCCGGCCGCGCTGGCCCCGGCCGCCCCGTCCGTGCCCTGGTCGGGTCCCGTCACCCCCTTCACCCAGGCCGCCGCCGCCTGGCAGACCCGGGTCCGCGAGGTCCAGAGCGGGGTCTGGAGCCCCGGACCGGCCGCGCCGGAACCCCTCCCCACCCTTCGACTGGCTCAGGACACCGCCCTTCGACACGCTCAGGACACCGCCCTCGGACAGGCTCCGGAGACGGGCTGGACGCCCGTGCCGACCGCTCCCCAGGCGTACGCCGGGGCGGACCCGGTCCGCCCGCCGGACGCCGACGAGCTGGCGCGGGCGGCGTTCCTCGCCGAGGCCGACCCGGTCGGGCTCTACACCGAGCCCGAGCCCGTACCCCTGCCGGCGGTCCGCCGCGGGACGAGCCTCGCGGCCCGCCGCCTGCGTCTCGGCACGGTCCTGGCGCTCGGCCTCGCCTGGCTCGGCCTGGGCGTCGCCGACCAGCTCGGCGCCACCGTCGACCTCGCCGTCTACGCCGGCGTCGGCCTGGCGGTCGTCGCCCTCGGGCTCCTGGCGGCCACGCGCTGGGGTCGTGCCCGTGGGCTGCTGCCGGCCGGGGTGCTCCTCGCCCTCGCCACGGTGGTCGTGTCCGGCCTGCCCGGGCCCACGGCCGGCCCGGCGACCCCGGCCACGGGCCTGTTCGACCACCCGGTCGCCTACACCTCGGCCGCCGCGTTCCCGGTGGCCGGCGACCGCCTCGACGTGGGCGACCTGCAGGTGGACCTGACCGGGCTCGCACTGACGTCCGACGCGGCCTACCACGCCCAGGTCGACACCGGCCGGATCGTGGTCCAGACCCCGCCCGGGACGGGGGTCGTCCTCCACTACGCCGTCGACACCGGGGACGTGCAGGCGTACGACGCCCACGTCGCGTCCGGCTCCGAGCTGGTCGGCGACAAGGTGCTCGTGCCGACGGCCGCAGGGCAGCACACGCTCACCCTCGACCTGATGCTCGACACCGGCGTCGTCGAGGTCCGCTCGTGA
- a CDS encoding ATP-binding protein: MTTLEPGRAPQQVTAAAEPAPASYAARPPAPATPGAGLEAGAPAAPTTPPVRRAVRVSEGAVLGGVCMGLAQYFGWPVLVVRIVFVGLALAQFFGVLAYGALWLLMPAATTATAPGLESATRTGLRPGGKTRRPVDWGTVLALAALGTGLLWLVQTSGLGVSQRLFWPVAFACAGAALVWRQADTSAQQRWRAEAGGRVWLAPLVARGGWPALVRVIVGLGLVGAAFGLVVAQYNQLSQLPQVLAMTLLALAGLAVVLAPWLHRSRSALNEARAEKVRADERADMAAHLHDSVLQTLALIQRQAEDPRAVQQLARRQERELRGWLYADDVPEASLRAALTAAAAEVEDERGVPVEVVMVGDCETSDAVQALVRAAREAMVNAAKHSGADKIDVYAEVTDTEIEVFVRDRGAGFDVDAVADDRYGVRGSILNRMTRHGGRASIRSRPGDGTEVRLEVTR, encoded by the coding sequence ATGACGACACTCGAGCCGGGACGCGCGCCGCAGCAGGTCACCGCTGCCGCCGAGCCGGCACCCGCCTCGTACGCCGCCCGCCCGCCTGCCCCCGCGACCCCCGGGGCCGGGCTCGAGGCGGGCGCTCCCGCCGCGCCCACCACCCCGCCGGTCCGGCGCGCCGTCCGGGTCAGCGAGGGCGCCGTCCTCGGCGGGGTCTGCATGGGGCTCGCGCAGTACTTCGGCTGGCCGGTGCTCGTCGTCCGGATCGTCTTCGTCGGGCTGGCCCTGGCCCAGTTCTTCGGGGTGCTCGCGTACGGGGCCCTCTGGCTCCTGATGCCGGCCGCCACCACCGCCACCGCCCCCGGTCTGGAGTCGGCGACGCGCACGGGTCTGCGGCCCGGGGGCAAGACGCGGCGACCGGTGGACTGGGGCACCGTCCTCGCCCTGGCCGCGCTCGGCACGGGGCTGCTGTGGCTCGTGCAGACGAGCGGGCTCGGGGTGTCGCAGCGGCTCTTCTGGCCGGTCGCGTTCGCCTGCGCCGGCGCCGCCCTCGTGTGGCGCCAGGCCGACACCTCCGCGCAGCAGCGGTGGCGCGCCGAGGCCGGCGGGCGCGTGTGGCTCGCGCCCCTCGTCGCCCGTGGCGGTTGGCCGGCCCTCGTCCGCGTGATCGTCGGGCTCGGCCTGGTCGGCGCGGCGTTCGGTCTGGTCGTCGCGCAGTACAACCAGCTCTCCCAGCTCCCGCAGGTCCTGGCCATGACCCTGCTGGCCCTCGCCGGGCTCGCCGTCGTGCTCGCTCCCTGGCTGCACCGCTCGCGCAGCGCGCTGAACGAGGCCCGGGCCGAGAAGGTGCGCGCCGACGAGCGCGCCGACATGGCCGCCCACCTGCACGACTCCGTGCTCCAGACGCTCGCGCTCATCCAGCGCCAGGCCGAGGACCCGCGCGCGGTCCAGCAGCTCGCCCGCCGCCAGGAACGCGAGCTCCGCGGCTGGCTCTACGCCGACGACGTCCCCGAGGCCAGCCTCCGCGCCGCCCTCACCGCGGCCGCCGCCGAGGTCGAGGACGAGCGGGGCGTGCCGGTCGAGGTCGTCATGGTCGGCGACTGCGAGACCTCCGACGCCGTCCAGGCCCTGGTCCGGGCCGCCCGCGAGGCGATGGTCAACGCGGCCAAGCACTCGGGGGCGGACAAGATCGACGTCTACGCCGAGGTCACCGACACCGAGATCGAGGTCTTCGTCCGCGACCGCGGGGCGGGCTTCGACGTCGACGCCGTGGCCGACGACCGCTACGGCGTGCGCGGGAGCATCCTGAACCGCATGACCCGGCACGGTGGCCGGGCGAGCATCCGTTCCCGGCCCGGGGACGGCACCGAGGTACGACTGGAGGTCACCCGATGA
- a CDS encoding response regulator, with amino-acid sequence MTQPDGLAQAGASPAASDETTQPARGPLRVVVVDDHAMFRTGVKAEIGRSLDVVGEAEDVESAVRVVVATHPDVVLLDVHLPGGGGVEVLRRVHEREPDQRFLALSVSDAAEDVIGVIRGGARGYVTKSISGPELVDAVRRVAEGDAVFSPRLAGFVLDAFSGAIDVAAVDEDLDRLSVREREVMRLIARGYAYKEVAKELFISIKTVETHVSSVLRKLQLSNRHQLTRWATDRRLV; translated from the coding sequence ATGACGCAGCCCGACGGCCTGGCTCAGGCCGGCGCGAGCCCCGCGGCGTCCGACGAGACGACGCAGCCCGCACGCGGTCCGCTGCGCGTGGTGGTCGTCGACGACCACGCGATGTTCCGTACGGGGGTCAAGGCCGAGATCGGTCGTTCCCTGGACGTCGTCGGCGAGGCCGAGGACGTCGAGTCTGCCGTCCGGGTCGTGGTCGCGACCCACCCCGACGTCGTGCTGCTCGACGTCCACCTGCCCGGCGGCGGCGGCGTCGAGGTGCTGCGCCGGGTGCACGAGCGGGAGCCGGACCAGCGCTTCCTCGCGCTGTCGGTCTCCGACGCCGCGGAGGACGTCATCGGCGTCATCCGCGGGGGAGCGCGCGGCTACGTCACCAAGTCGATCAGCGGTCCCGAGCTCGTCGACGCCGTCCGCCGCGTCGCCGAGGGCGACGCCGTCTTCTCCCCGCGCCTCGCGGGCTTCGTCCTCGACGCCTTCTCCGGCGCCATCGACGTCGCCGCCGTCGACGAGGACCTCGACCGGCTCTCCGTCCGCGAGCGCGAGGTCATGCGCCTGATCGCGCGCGGCTACGCGTACAAGGAGGTGGCGAAGGAGCTGTTCATCTCGATCAAGACCGTCGAGACCCACGTCAGCAGCGTGCTGCGCAAGCTGCAGCTCTCCAACCGCCACCAGCTCACGCGCTGGGCCACCGACCGCCGTCTCGTCTGA
- a CDS encoding GlsB/YeaQ/YmgE family stress response membrane protein: MLGLIISLIVIGLIAGALARLIVPGRQSMSIPMTILLGIIGSFVGGFIGYLIFKNGNSFLQPAGIIGSIIGAIIVLLIYTRVRARGARA; the protein is encoded by the coding sequence ATGCTCGGACTCATCATCAGCCTCATCGTCATCGGCCTCATCGCCGGCGCGCTCGCGCGTCTGATCGTCCCCGGCCGTCAGTCGATGTCCATCCCCATGACCATCCTGCTCGGGATCATCGGGTCGTTCGTCGGTGGCTTCATCGGCTACCTGATCTTCAAGAACGGCAACAGCTTCCTGCAGCCGGCCGGCATCATCGGGTCGATCATCGGCGCGATCATCGTGCTCCTCATCTACACCCGCGTGCGCGCCCGGGGCGCCCGCGCCTGA
- a CDS encoding RrF2 family transcriptional regulator, producing the protein MRLSARVDYALRAMSELAAAGTPRTVDQLAAAQHIPNKYLESILGELRRDGLLRSQRGPEGGYRLARPAEDISIADVIRALDGELANVRGSRPENLEYAGAAQSLQQVWIALRASERQILEGVSLAHVARNEMPELVAGLVADPAAWS; encoded by the coding sequence GTGAGGCTGTCCGCCCGCGTGGACTACGCGCTGCGCGCCATGAGCGAGCTCGCGGCCGCCGGCACGCCGAGGACCGTGGACCAGCTCGCGGCGGCGCAGCACATCCCGAACAAGTACCTGGAAAGCATCCTCGGCGAGCTCCGCCGCGACGGGCTGCTCCGGAGCCAGCGCGGGCCCGAGGGCGGCTACCGGCTGGCACGTCCGGCCGAGGACATCAGCATCGCCGACGTCATCCGCGCCCTCGACGGCGAGCTCGCCAACGTCCGCGGCAGCCGCCCGGAGAACCTCGAGTACGCCGGCGCTGCGCAGTCGCTGCAGCAGGTCTGGATCGCCCTGCGCGCTTCCGAGCGCCAGATCCTCGAGGGCGTCTCGCTGGCGCACGTCGCCCGCAACGAGATGCCCGAGCTCGTCGCCGGCCTGGTCGCCGACCCCGCGGCCTGGAGCTGA
- a CDS encoding sulfite exporter TauE/SafE family protein, with protein MRKLIVLAVVGFFAQLVDGSLGMGYGVTSSTLLIIAGLTPAAASASVHFSELGTNLASGFSHWRLKNVDWRVVARIAGPGAVGAFLGATLLSHLSTEAAAPVMAVILALLGAYILVRFVLGVRPRIAGHPGMKLLAPLGLVAGFVDATGGGGWGPVATPALLTDGRLAPRKVIGSVDTSEFAVSAAASLGFLFGLGAAGISWGLALALLAGGLVAAPLAAYLVRVAPTHLLGVAVGGMILLSNVRTLLKSADAGDAARFSVYGAILLVTLVGLYVATQRHRRKAEATAEEKVSAEV; from the coding sequence ATGCGCAAGCTCATCGTCCTCGCCGTCGTCGGCTTCTTCGCCCAGCTCGTCGACGGCAGCCTCGGGATGGGGTACGGCGTCACTTCGTCGACGCTGCTGATCATCGCGGGCCTCACGCCGGCGGCCGCGTCGGCCTCGGTACACTTCTCCGAGCTCGGCACGAACCTCGCCTCCGGCTTCTCGCACTGGAGGCTGAAGAACGTCGACTGGCGCGTGGTCGCGCGCATCGCCGGACCGGGCGCGGTCGGCGCGTTCCTCGGGGCGACACTCCTCTCCCATCTCTCGACCGAGGCGGCGGCCCCGGTCATGGCGGTCATCCTGGCGCTGCTGGGGGCGTACATCCTGGTCCGCTTCGTGCTCGGCGTCCGCCCGCGGATCGCCGGCCACCCGGGGATGAAGCTGCTCGCCCCGCTCGGCCTGGTCGCGGGCTTCGTGGACGCGACCGGCGGCGGGGGCTGGGGCCCGGTGGCCACGCCGGCGCTCCTCACCGACGGTCGGCTCGCGCCTCGCAAGGTGATCGGCTCGGTCGACACCTCCGAGTTCGCGGTGAGCGCGGCGGCGAGCCTCGGCTTCCTCTTCGGGCTCGGCGCCGCCGGCATCAGCTGGGGCCTCGCCCTCGCGCTGCTGGCCGGCGGCCTGGTCGCCGCCCCGCTGGCCGCGTACCTCGTCCGCGTCGCCCCGACCCACCTGCTCGGCGTCGCCGTGGGCGGGATGATCCTGCTCAGCAACGTGCGCACCCTGCTCAAGTCCGCCGACGCCGGGGACGCCGCCCGCTTCTCCGTCTACGGCGCGATCCTCCTGGTCACCCTGGTCGGCCTCTACGTGGCGACCCAGCGCCACCGTCGCAAGGCCGAGGCGACGGCCGAGGAGAAGGTCTCCGCAGAGGTCTGA
- a CDS encoding phospholipase D-like domain-containing protein, with protein sequence MRWRRWTVASVVRRTALAVAAVQGATMLTLVAVDVYRKRGRRPVHFPRVPPRVITAGASEVTVYTYGEDLYRDMLDAIGQARSRVFFETFIWKGDPIGQAFKDALVAAADRGVKVYVAYDHFANLVVRPSFYKLPRNVAVRRHPLIASPFRPLRNSGRDHRKILVVDDAVGFVGGYNIGSLYATDWRDTHARLTGDAVWELQNAFIDYWNLYASRRRASLPDLGGHTWHPDLRVHRNIPRNLVYPIRAMYLEALDRASHHIYMTHAYLIPDSDMVRALVRAARRGVDVRIIIPAESNHVVADWVSRGFYGVLLRGGVRLFLYQDAMVHAKTATIDGQWSTIGTANIDRLSLHGNYEINAEIYNEAVAQQLETIFEVDSSNTVEMTWEKWRARHPLAKVSETVLTPFRPLL encoded by the coding sequence ATGCGGTGGCGACGGTGGACGGTGGCCTCCGTCGTACGCCGGACCGCTCTCGCGGTCGCCGCCGTGCAGGGCGCGACGATGCTGACCCTCGTCGCCGTCGACGTCTACCGCAAGCGCGGCCGGCGTCCCGTGCACTTCCCGCGGGTGCCGCCGCGCGTGATCACCGCGGGCGCCTCCGAGGTCACCGTCTACACCTACGGCGAGGACCTCTACCGCGACATGCTCGACGCGATCGGGCAGGCGAGGTCGCGCGTGTTCTTCGAGACGTTCATCTGGAAGGGCGACCCGATCGGGCAGGCCTTCAAGGACGCCCTCGTCGCCGCGGCCGACCGCGGGGTGAAGGTCTACGTCGCGTACGACCACTTCGCCAACCTCGTCGTGCGGCCCAGCTTCTACAAGCTCCCCCGGAACGTCGCCGTCCGGCGCCACCCGCTGATCGCCTCGCCGTTCCGCCCGCTGCGCAACAGCGGGCGCGATCACCGCAAGATCCTCGTGGTCGACGACGCGGTGGGCTTCGTCGGCGGCTACAACATCGGCAGCCTCTACGCGACCGACTGGCGCGACACCCACGCGCGACTGACCGGCGACGCCGTGTGGGAGCTCCAGAACGCGTTCATCGACTACTGGAACCTGTACGCCTCCCGCCGCCGCGCCTCGCTGCCCGACCTCGGTGGCCACACCTGGCACCCGGACCTGCGGGTGCACCGCAACATCCCGCGCAACCTCGTCTACCCCATCCGGGCCATGTACCTGGAGGCGCTCGACCGGGCCTCGCACCACATCTACATGACGCACGCCTACCTGATCCCCGACTCCGACATGGTCCGGGCGCTCGTGCGCGCCGCCCGCCGAGGGGTCGACGTGCGGATCATCATCCCGGCCGAGTCCAACCACGTGGTCGCCGACTGGGTCTCCCGCGGCTTCTACGGCGTGCTGCTGCGCGGCGGCGTCCGGCTCTTCCTCTACCAGGACGCGATGGTGCACGCGAAGACCGCGACCATCGACGGGCAGTGGTCGACCATCGGCACGGCGAACATCGACCGGCTGAGCCTGCACGGCAACTACGAGATCAACGCCGAGATCTACAACGAGGCGGTCGCGCAGCAGCTGGAGACGATCTTCGAGGTCGACTCGTCGAACACGGTCGAGATGACGTGGGAGAAGTGGCGCGCGCGGCACCCGCTGGCCAAGGTCAGCGAGACGGTGCTGACGCCTTTCCGGCCCCTGTTGTAG